One Haliaeetus albicilla chromosome 20, bHalAlb1.1, whole genome shotgun sequence genomic window, GGAAGTAAGAGACGCACACTTCTTTTCTGTTGTCACTGATGAAGTAGTAGACATAGCAGGAGAGGAACATTTGCCAGTGTTAGTGAGATTTGTTGATGATTCTCATAATCTGAGAGAAGAATTCATAGGGTTTTTACCATATGAGGCTGATCCTGAAATTTTAGCTGTTAAGTTCCACACGACTATTACTGAAAAGTGGGGTCTAAACATGGAGTACTGTCGAGGTCAAGCCTACATCGTCTCCAGTGGGTTTGCTTCTAAAATGAAGATTGTGGCTACAAGACTCTTGGAAAAGTATCCACAAGCTGTGTATACACTGTGTTCCTCTTGTGCCTTAAATGTTTGGCTGGCAAAATCCGTTCCTGTTGTTGGTGTTTCCAATGCAATGGGAACAATTGAAGAagtttgctgtctttttaaTCAGTCTCCTCAACTACTAGTAGAACTGGACAAcacaatttctgttctttttcagaaCAATGAGGAGAAGGGTAATGAGCTGAAGGAGATCTGCCGTTCTCAGTGGACAGGCAGACATGATATTTTCGAGGTTTTAGTGGACCTCATGCAAGCGTTGGTACTGTGCTTGGATGCGGTAAGCAGCGACTCGTCTATTAGGTGGAACAACTTTATTGCAGGTCGAGCATTTGTACTTTCAAGTGCATTAACAGATTTTGACTTCATTGTCACTATTGTAATTCTGAAAAACGTTCTGTCTTTTACAAGAGCATTCGGAAAAAATCTCCAAGGACAAACATCAGATGTATTTTTTGCAGCTAGCAGCTTAACAGCAGTGTTGCATTCTCTGAATGAAGTGATGGAGAATATTGAAGTTTACCATGAATTTTGGTTTGAGGAAGCAACAAATTTGGCTGCAAAACTGGATGTACAAATTAAACTCCCAGGTAAATTTCGCAGGGCACAACAGGGGAACTTGGACTCTGAGGTAACGTCAGAAAATTACTACAAAGAAATCCTTAGTGTCCCCACAGTGGAGCATATTATTCAAGAATTAAAAGATATGTTCTCAGAACAACATTTAAAAGCTCTCAAGTGCTTATCGTTAGTGCCCTCAGTCATGGGGCAGCTCAAATTCAATACGTCCGAGGAGCATCACGCTGACATGTACAAAAAGGACTTGCCTAATCCAGACACACTTTCTGCTGAGCTTCATTGTTGGAGAATCAAGtggaagcacagaggaaaagatATTGAACTTCCAGCTACTATTTATGAAGCACTTCACTTGCCTGACATAAAGTTTTTCCCTAACGTTTACGCATTGCTTAAAGTCTTGTGCATACTTCCAGTGATGAAGGTGgagaatgaaaaatatgaaataggACGAAAGCGCTTAAAGGCTTACCTGAAAAACACCTTGACAGAACAAAGGTCAAGCAACCTAGCTTTGCTGAACATAAACTTTGATATAAAACATGACTTAGATTTAATGGTGGACACCTACATTAAACTCTATCCAGATAAAGTGGAATTTCAAGAAGACTTTATTCCCTCAAACAACTCTGAAGTAGCAGAAGATGCTTAATTTTTTAAGCTCTAACCAATCTgttgaaacagctttttcttaGCGAAGTTTCAACACCGAGGAAAAAAACTGTGAAAtctaaaaaaatcactgcaattGTATTTCCATTTTAGGTCTCAGACTGAAGAAGCTGTGTCAGTGACCCAAATTATGTTTTGTTAGTCTGCATTAAATGTGTTATGCGAACAAAACCAAGCCTGAAAATAAGCCCATGCTCTTGGCAGAGGTGCTTTCTACCTTTGATTGACTTCACTAGGTGCTCGTTTACTTTATTGCATCTTGGAAAAAGTGCATTGTGATTGTAGATCTGATGGGGCTGTTACATATTCACTCATTAATTAGGATAAGAAGAAAACCTCAATGTTAAAAAGAGTATAATCCATTTCAGTTCTGTTACTtaagattttattctttttgaaaacttaaaaaaaaagtctttggtGTATATTTAATTGGCATTTTGGAGAGTGGATTCAGCTATTGCACAATCCTCGTGCTGTGGACTGTTCTTGGTGTAAAGTGAATGTTAGTGATATAGAGGTACGTTTACGGTTTCATTGGAAGAGTCAACCTCTTTAATCTCTTGATGATTGTTTACATTCCTTTGTGTGAGACacaaacctgtttttttttctttaggcttTTAACAGGCATGGCAGGAATAAATTCCGAAAAGACActaaaaacttaaaatttatTCCACAAATGTTTAAAACTGTTCATTCTATCCTGACTCTGACACAAACCCGTGCATCTTATTGTCTGTTTATTCGTAAACTCACCcaggaaagattaaaataagAGTTTGTTGTTTGTCTAGAAGTAAGATTGAAaatattgctgttatttttggcaagaataaaacatttttgtacagtttattgcaatttaaaataaaatgtgaattgCTTTTTACATAGTATTGAATTTCTTAGTAAAGCTGTGCCTCTGAGAATGTGTATTCTTTTGTAAGGTACCTTTTAGTTTTGGCaattttttctccattatttttgGAATTCTAGTGAGTGGTATTGTCTTAAGACACAGGAAACTTTGTGTAATAGCGCTTCTGATCTGTATGTTCTGCTGAAGgttttttgaagtattttaagaTAGCACTAAATACAGTGCTTTTAATTGTGGAAGTTCTCTCTAACTGAAACAGGCGGAAAGCGATTAAATTTGAAATGGTTCAAAAGTTAAGTTTTGCAGCTATCCTGATGCATGCCAATTTTATAACTTATTTACAGTGTTCCTTTTATGTACTTTCCAGTTGCAGTGGGAAAGGCCCCCagcaacagaaaattgaatGATTGTAGAGACTGTGACAAATACAGTTCTTAATGTTTTAATGCAGTCAACCAATAagaataaatttgaaaaaaaaatccacctttaCTAAGTAAGCTTAGATATTAAAGTGGTGATGTACATCTTAAGAAACGCTTTCAGGAGCTTTTATTTGCACTGGAATAGTAAAAATTACTCGTAAAAAGtattgtcttttctttccattgctaTTTGTGTATGCTTTCTGGCGTGCTTTCATGTTAATGCAATTGTTGCCTCAATCAGTAAAAAGTGTTTTGGCTAATAGCTTGCTCGATTCCTCTGAATACATGAAAATAGCCCAAATCTATAgtaatgctattttaaaaaagcaaaaaaaaggggcattttaaaattagaaatcaTACAGAAAAttgtctcttttttaaaaaaagatctcaattacagttttaattaaataaataaataaatggatcTTTCCCATCCTGGGAATGCCTGTGAGTTCCCCTGCTAAAGACAGCAATGCGAGGTGGTCATGACCTCTGAGATTGTGAGCCCCATATCAATAGTCGGGTTGGATGAGCCCAGGCTTACAGGCGTAATCGGAGAAGGAAAATTGATACCGAGTGCCATATAATTGGCCAAAAGAGCTGAAGACTACTTTCTGACTGTGTAAATGAGATCTTTTTGACCAATGTACTGAGACAAATTGAAGAAGGGAAATGCAGTAAAACATTCCTGTAGCTACTGAAGTGTCTTCTGGAGCTCAGCTGAGACATACAGTTGTGACTAGCGTTGCTAATTAGCTGGCTCCAGGAGCCTTGATTGCTTGGTGTGCTCGATCATTGCACTGCCTTTCACAGAGGTGCGTAAGATTGTCTGTAATCAATCAAAAGCTCCTTATTTAGCCTATTTGAATTGTCCTCTTGGAGAGGAGTGCCTCATTTTCTAGGCACATCGGTGCATCACTTAAGAACCTGTGGCAGGTAGTCTGAATAGCAATGGCTTGGCAGGATGCAGAGGAGCAAAGGAATAGCAGATTGCAAGGCTTTAACTTAACTTTAAGAGCTTTGTGTGGAGGAAAACCATTCACTGAAACTAGAGTGGCTACCATCTTATTTCTGGGGGTGCAGAGAAAGGGTACGACTGAAGTGGAACCcagtaatataattttaaagagaACACTTGCTAGAGCAGGTCAGAGACTGACAGAGAAGTGTCTGAAACTGGGACAAATAATCACTGAAGATAaattttgattcctttttttttttttttaaactccgTGAGACAGAAGGAATTATTGTCTCAAATACCTCGCCAGTTCAGGGCAGTGTGTATTTCCAAGGTGTATCTGAGGTATTTACCTTGCTTTGACCTGGCTTTCTGGCATATTCTATGTAATGATGCAATACGtctatttaatttattttaattatcacTGCTGAGatataaataattttagtgAAAGTGGATTTTCCTTAGCTGCTCAGCTGATTGTGTTTTGTGAAAGAAATGCTTGTGTGAATACACAAACtctatttccttttcccatGCACAGAGTTCCTACTAGAAACCACTattgctttttcaaaaagtaGCATGTAGCTTCCTATCTCCTGTAGTCTTATTTCTATCACTGGCTGCAGAAATCCTGTAACCGCTTATTTGGCTGCCAAGGTTCTGCTGTAAAGAAGCAGAGGACCAGAACCACTTAATGATTCAGGGTGCAGCTATCCTGTTCCCCCTGTGCTCTGTTTCTGTGAAACACTGCAGATCTGTTGCCAGAAACATCCCAATTACCCtaagaagatgaaaataaatctctttaCTGGATCTGTTTCAAGAAACAGTTGCTAACGTAGAATAACAATAGGTGTTATCCCAAAGTAGGCTTAACGTTCAGTAATTTCCAGACCTCTAATGCTCCCTACTTTCCCTAAGGAAAACAGTTCTTAGAAAGAATAGCAGTCTCCTCAACATTTTGCCTGGGTATAAGTAGTGACGcatcagcaaaaaaacccaaaaaaacagaGTTGGAAGGTTTGGATCTGCAGCAGCTTCAAAATATGTGTATGTTCATTGTAAGTTTACTTTGCAAAATAACACTGTTAATCAAATAGAATTGAATGTGCATGTTCCATAATGTAGTAAttgttcattttattattgccaTAGCTGTCCAATGTTTCTATTAATTTTCATGTAgcaagcttgctttttttcttacaagtgCCTGTGTGTCTTCTGTTTTAGCTGGCAACAGAtatccctggcagtgtccttGAAGGCAAGGCAGGTAGTAATAAATGTAGTGTCCCACAGTTAATTAAATACGTCGGTGAGTAACTGTGTGACTGCCCGTGTGATCTTGCAGTAGGTGATGCTCTTGGGTTGCAGTGGCTACTGCGTGTTTTGCATAAGGCTCCCaacgacccccccccccccgtgcatGTTAATTGACATCAATGCTCTTTAGGAATAAATTAGTTTCCTAGTTGTAGAACTGGGGGTACAGACTAAAGGGTGGCTTTTACCATCCCCCAAAGCCACCCGTGCTATCTACAGCCCTCCCCCAAACCCGTGACCACGCGCTCCATCGGCAGAAATGCTctaacaaaatatttgtgtggGCAGCAAGGGATCCTTCttgcagggaagctgtgctgtGAGCCTGCAGGCATACCCTGCGGAGTCCAGACTGGATCGCAGGCTTCccttgcagcagctggaggagaggggcGTGTTACAGCCCCACCTAAAAGATACTGAGCAACACtgatttacatttaaaaaacaaaatccctCTGAAAGCCAGGGATGGAGGCAGTTCAGCACATCTGCCAGTAGTTTCAGGTATCTCATGGCATCTTGCACTGAGAGGTGACTACTGAGTCTCTGATCATCTGCCATGGTCTACAGTCAGAGCTGGGACTACACACAGGACTGCTAGAGTCTGAAAATTCCGCTCCTGTCGCCTCTTCAGCCAGCAAATGTCTGAGGATCTGGGGAAAGGACTGTTTTTCCTTGCTCCCGGGAGAACCTCTAGAAGGTCTGCTCAGCAAGACACCACCTCTGGCATGACCCACAAGCCTCAGTGGGATTTTCTAGCAGGTAGATTCTGGCAGCCAAGAGACTTCAGCATCTGCCATCGGCAGGACATGGTGTTTGAGGGGAAGAACTTGCCACCAGCACCTTGCTTTTTTTGTCCTCCTACTCCCAGAGCAGAACACCTTCAAGCTCTGCGGCTATTTCCTAGCAAAGCAGCAGGGCACTTCTGTACAGTTAGCGCCTGCTAACTTGGTGAAAGAAAGATGTTTATGAGCTACGGGGAAGGAGGGGTCATGGGTTTGGGTTGTGAGGGAAGCAGGAGAAGGGTGGGGAGATACATGGGAGAGCTGGTCAAGGGCACCAGTTTGTTGGTGATGCTCCAAGCCTGCGTACTGTATAAGCCCAGAGCTAATCTCAGATGGGGTCATGGTCTTTTGTGCTGCTGACAGAAGGGGTACCTCGCACAAACCGTGGAGGAGAGGTGGCTGCAAGGAGGTTGAGAGCGCGGGGGAGGTTGGACCCATGTCCATCCCTGCGGGTCCACCATCGCGCAGGCAGCCAGCTAAAGACACGCTTGACCTCCTTCCTAAGCTGGGGGACTTAAGTTGAAGGTGAATCATCTGTTTCATTAAACCACTTCAAGGACTGCAGCCCCATTATGCCACATGTTGTACATATCCCGAAAAGAGTATTTGTGGAGAAATGGGATCCCTATGGGCAGATCCATACTGGTGAGCATGTCCCGCTGAAGAGCAGCCTTGGTATCTGCCTGCAGAGATCAGGCATAGCAGGATTCAGGCCTTAACTCTTAATTTATAGTGTCGAACAGCTCTCGAGAAGAGGAAGGGATCTGTAGGAGGTACAGTATGAAGTGGACGGTGCTGTGACatgcattccccccccccaaggagtGAGGCTTGCTGTTTTCACCTTGCTGTGAGGCTCTGTGCTCCAAGAATAAGCAGGAATATCATGGTCTGGCCTGAATTCCTCCCTGGAGGAAAGATACAGATGATATCATTGTTGGAGTTGTTTGGACATCATAAAGGTACttactgaaatgagaaaaatatggttttaattccttttttaataataataaagtaacGGAAAGCTGTGAGTGCCAGGAACCTCACTGAGAAAAGAGTCTTTGCACCCTGGAGGACTTCTCTTTGCCTAATGAATAAGCAATTCTAAGTCACTGTTTGGTTCATTTTGTgcgtgtgtatatatgtatataaagtACACAAAGCCCGGTGAAGTTCCTTGTTTGTCTTGCAGGTGTCAACTTTGCTGAGCAATGCTTTGGTTAAGAAGCAGCACGCCCACAGTGAAAGGCACACGGCTTGTTCCCGGGAGACTTTGTCCACGCTGTACACAGCTCCTCCTGAACCCCCTACCCCAAGATCCAAGCACTCACCTGTTAAACTAGGAAAAGACGTGAGCCTAAACACATGCTGATTATTAGATAGTTTCCACTCCGCTCTGAAAAGATTTAGTGGAAGTATGCAACTGAGCGTTGACTTTAAGACTTTTCAGGTTCACGGTGCAAAACTACACCTTCCAAATCGATGTCATGCATAAGGCAGGGTACCCTGTTCAGTGTCTGCAGAGGCACAGAAAGCTTGAAGAAATTACTGCTTGGCAGATGAGCAGACCTCTCTCTGTTTTGCTCTTCATATAAACTTTAATCCCGTAAGTGTACCATCGTTGCAGAAGATGTGTTTATTGAGAAACCTGTGGCTTCAGGTGTGGGGTTTGGCATATGTAAAGGCACCTTTCTGCGTTATTATAAAAGCTGGATTTGGAAAGTACTTGTAATACATACAATTTCACATCAGGTATTCCTGTATTTTCCAGACTGTTTCACATTCGTATTGTAACAACAGGGATAATGGAACAGATTCGCTACTCTAATCCTGATTCTTTGCACCTTTCAAGTAGGACAGTATGGCTAGAGCCTGGATGCAATTTCCCATCTGAGAGTGCACCACTGCTCCTGGGAAActcttcggggggggggggggaatagcTGAAAATGCTGACACAGCCATTTTTGCGCTATTTGCTTCTCCAAGGTATGCATAAACTACTGCACACCATGCTGCTACATGGTCCTTCAGGTCTCACCGCTCTTCTTTTCTCCCAGCACTGATAGGCAAAGAGCTGCAAGGAGGAGAGGTCTCTTtccagggctgggtgctggtttTGTGCCCCTCTATGGCCTTACAGTTCTGTGCCAAATTAGCTGTCCTCTAAGGTCATGTTTTTCAAAGGTCAGTGTTCTTGGATGCCTGTAATTTATATTTATCAATTGGAGATGCATTGAAAGGCTGTGATTTTTAGAAAGTGTTTAGCATTACTCCTCTCTGTGGAAAGGAGCTTTGAAGTGGTATAAAGCTGGGCATACACAGTTAAAGGCAGTAAAGTGcacagattttgaaaatgtcagtcTAGGAACAAAATTCAGCATCTGAGTAGAGGACTGGGGCTGTATGTTTGGCTACATTGGTATTGTATTGCATTCCCCAGGTGGCTTTCGGTAGATCCTGTGACAACAAAACCTTtctaaacaattttaaaatttgccgGTTTTGATACATCCCCTCATTTTAATTGTGGTTTGGAGAATAGAAAAACCCCACTGTATTCCATTTCTTCTATGAAATATTACACgtgctatttttctttctactttacTCCATTTACTTTCCCCTTCCCAAATTCAACCCAACAGtccttcactttttttgtcTACCAAGTTGCATTCTCTCCTTAATTCCCTTTTGCATATTAGTCATTGCTCCTGAGCTTTGAGACTCTTTTCTGTTCTCACCAGGACATATTTGCAAGATGTATGGGGTTAGGTTTACTGTTTAGACAAACCAGCTCACTCATTTTCTCACCTAGCCTCCTGTTTCACCCCCCATcctaaaatgctgcttttatggACCACAACTGTAGAAAAGCAGCGAGTTCCTCTTCACTTTTCTTCAAATACCAGTATTCTTCCAACATTAAATacagatctgtgctttccttctGTAACCTTGGCTATGCAGGAAGTCCAGCCAAGGGAATTACCCTTATAGTCTTTGGGGAAAAGGTGATCTTAAAAGAGCTCAGATGGGTGAAAAAAGTTTCTAGGCTGGAGTGTCCCCTAATTCTCCCCTCAGGTGTGAGCGCAGGAAACAGCTCTTACTACGGTATTGTGTATTAATCGGTAATCTTTGATCCCAGGTAGCATAACCCCCAAGGGACGATTTACCCACCGACTGTAGGAACCAGTAAAGTCAGGATCCACTTGGACCAGCTGCTTATTCTGCTTACTTTTTCTTGGGTTGGCCAGCTTGTAGTCGGTACGGTCATTACCCattgtttaaattaaatacatagCAAGCCATGTATTATATATGTGCTATAAAACAGTGTCTCTAGCCCAGAAGACTTACAGATATGACATGATGAGAGACAGCAGAAACCAGACAAACAATACTTGAAGAGAAAGGGTAGCAGGGGCGAGTTAATTTGGGGTAAATGAACGTACAGTCCATGGTATTCATAAAAGCTAAGAAGACAGCCCGTCCTAACATCGGTATCAGTTTGGATTCATGCTTTGTCGGCAGTGGACAAGGAAGGGTCACCGGCAGAGGAAGAATCTTAGAAACTCATTCCATGTGGTTTCGGTTATTTCGGCATCCTCTTCTCCCATAACGGCACCGTCTCCTCTTGCAGTGACAGCAGTTTGTGAACAGTTCCACTTCACGGCACTCGCACCCTGAGACTGAGCATCTCTGCGGAAAAGAAGGTGGGAACGGGTTGGAGACAGGAGTGCGAGTGTGGGGAAGGAGCGTAGGTGGGTAACAtccatttgaaatattaaatatcCACAGCTGACTCAGAAACCTACCTCCTGTGTTTATCTAATTacaaaaaattaatattgtaatttcttcatttccagCAAATCAGTATTTCCTGAAGTATTGTGATACTTTCCCTGAGCTGAGCAGAGCTCCACTAGGATTTTCATTTACAGACAATTTGGTAATATCTTATTACGTGTATGAGTTGTGCTAGGTCAGATAAAAATGTGTCTTGCATTCCTTGCTCgtcccagagctgctgcacaGTAGATGTTTCAATGTGCTAAAGGCATAAAGAGTTACGAGTATGCAggtttagaattttttttaagggataTTTGAATATATCACAGCCTTTACAGAGTAACCacttccccagggctgggaaagAATTTGGGAACAGAGCTATAAAATAATTGGTATTTTTGATTCAACAATAATCCcgaataataaaaaaagatatcttttaaataaacagtCATCATCTGGTGTGAAAcataattttataaatttttgATCTTCTCACCATTAAATTGAAGACAAATTAAGACAAACTTGTGTGTTCAGATatcatcaaaataaaatatttcatctaAAAAACAGTTTCATTCATCCTGAATGAACCatgcaggaaaacagagcaattCCTAGATCATTTCTCCAGTTTACAGAAAGTTTCAGTTGAAAAACTTGGATAAATGCATTACAAAACTCAGATGAATAAAATCATGTGTCTGTACCACCCCAATCCAACTCATATTCATAATAGATAAAGACAAATtaaatcttccttttgttttgttttgcttttcaatttaTTAGATTGCTCATCTAATTAGAGTGAGTGCACAGCTGAGCAGTGAGCAAATCTTTTGTctagggttggggttttttgcttacTTTTATAGATAAGTCACAAGTGTTACTGCTGCAGGGTGAAGGGAGGAACATTTTGGGTATTTGAACAACTTAGCATTCCTCTTCTGTGTGGAATAAAAATATGTGTTGTGTTACAGAGCAGTCACCTTAGACCTGACATTCTTATGTTTCCttcctgcattaaaaaaaaagcaaagaacgAGAAGGAAAACCGTGCACTAGGAAGAAAGACGGCAGTAACAATTTCTCACTAGGAATGCAAAGCGGGCAAATAAACCTCGGTTCCACGCAGGTGAGATCCGAGGTAAATGCAAAATGATTGTGTATGTGCAAATTTCCTGGAGTCCTTGAGATCAGCGTGTTTCAGAACAGGCTTTCCAGGTGCTGCACTTAAATCTTGAAAAGTTGTTCTGGAAAGTTATGCCATGTTTATCATTCAGTACAAGCTCAGCAGAACTAAGTGGGAAATTGTGGCTTTTTCTGTGCTCTCAGCACCTCACTGTACTTGTGTctaatacataaaaatgatgtTCATGTGTTCATTGTGTGATATTATTTTGTTGCCACTTCTTAATTTGTGATTCAGATCAAGCATTTGGCTAACTGTTGCTGAGCATGCCAGCTCACACTGCGATGTAGGGAATTACTAAAATGAAACCCTCACTGTGTAATGAAGGACATTTTAATGCTCAAGAACAGTTGTCCCTGCAGGTGTTTGAAAAGGACACCGAATTTGCAGCAACCTCTGAAGTACGCCAGGCGCTGCACAAGTGTGGTACCTGGAGGCGAAAGAGAGCAGTGCTGTGTTTGACAGCTTTAGCTCTTTCTGgggtttatttgcttttacctTCAGGGATAAACGGTGCCCGTATCCCGTTGTGGATGAAAAATTACTGGCGATTCCCTTTGTTCTTTGCAAAGTGTCTCTCCGTCACTCTCATCACGCAGGACTGGGGTTGGAAATGGGAACGGGGATGGGGACCGCTGATGGGACTCGCAGAGCTTGGCTCCCTCTCCTTGTGCGAGCAGAGATGGGCCGTGATCTTCACATCGATTCCCACGTCCTCCACCCCTGCCTGGCGCTGGCGAAGGAGGAGAGGTTCGCCAGGAGGGTACTACCTCCCTTGCACGGCCGTGGAGACATCTCCCATCCTCCTTGGATCTCTGTCCCTCGTAGGAGGTCCTCCAGGTCTCACAAATAATTGAAACCCCCGTTTTCAGCGGCGTATCCAGCCGCCTCATGAAGGTATGGCATCCTGCGATGGATATGGCAGAGACCACCACGCTCAGGCTTGCGCAA contains:
- the THAP12 gene encoding 52 kDa repressor of the inhibitor of the protein kinase; the encoded protein is MPNFCAAPNCTRKSTQSDLAFFRFPRDPVRCQRWVENCRRADLEDKTPDQLNKHYRLCAKHFETSMICRSSPYRTVLRDNAVPTIFDLTSHLNNPHSRHRKRIKELSEDEIRTLKQQKIDEAFEREQATQELNESNEQNTVSEEGGEEQEEEAVPLTLEERENKDYLKSLFEILILMGKQNIPLDGHNVDELPEGIFTSDNFQALLEYRINAGDEVLRKRFEMTAVNLEYCSKTQQKQMLEICENCVREETLREVRDAHFFSVVTDEVVDIAGEEHLPVLVRFVDDSHNLREEFIGFLPYEADPEILAVKFHTTITEKWGLNMEYCRGQAYIVSSGFASKMKIVATRLLEKYPQAVYTLCSSCALNVWLAKSVPVVGVSNAMGTIEEVCCLFNQSPQLLVELDNTISVLFQNNEEKGNELKEICRSQWTGRHDIFEVLVDLMQALVLCLDAVSSDSSIRWNNFIAGRAFVLSSALTDFDFIVTIVILKNVLSFTRAFGKNLQGQTSDVFFAASSLTAVLHSLNEVMENIEVYHEFWFEEATNLAAKLDVQIKLPGKFRRAQQGNLDSEVTSENYYKEILSVPTVEHIIQELKDMFSEQHLKALKCLSLVPSVMGQLKFNTSEEHHADMYKKDLPNPDTLSAELHCWRIKWKHRGKDIELPATIYEALHLPDIKFFPNVYALLKVLCILPVMKVENEKYEIGRKRLKAYLKNTLTEQRSSNLALLNINFDIKHDLDLMVDTYIKLYPDKVEFQEDFIPSNNSEVAEDA